A window from Rhinolophus sinicus isolate RSC01 linkage group LG01, ASM3656204v1, whole genome shotgun sequence encodes these proteins:
- the ATP5MC3 gene encoding ATP synthase F(0) complex subunit C3, mitochondrial codes for MFCAKLACTPALIRAGSRVTYRPISASVLSRPEARTGEGSTVFNGAPNGVSQLIQREFQTSAISRDIDTAAKFIGAGAATVGVAGSGAGIGTVFGSLIIGYARNPSLKQQLFSYAILGFALSEAMGLFCLMVAFLILFAM; via the exons ATGTTCTGCGCCAAGCTTGCCTGCACCCCCGCTCTG ATCCGAGCTGGATCCAGAGTTACATACAGACCAATTTCTGCATCAGTGTTATCCCGACCAGAGGCTAGGACTGGAgag GGCTCTACGGTATTTAATGGGGCCCCGAATGGTGTGTCTCAGCTAATCCAAAGGGAGTTTCAGACCAGTGCAATCAGCAGGGACATTGATACTGCTGCCAAATTTATTGGTGCAGGTGCTGCAACAGTAGGAGTGGCTGGTTCTGGTGCTGGTATTGGAACAGTTTTTGGTAGCCTTATCATTGGCTACGCCAG AAACCCTTCGCTGAAGCAGCAGCTGTTCTCATATGCTATCCTGGGATTTGCCTTGTCTGAAGCTATGGGTCTCTTTTGTTTGATGGTTGCTTTCTTGATTTTGTTTGCCATGTAA